The following proteins are co-located in the Rutidosis leptorrhynchoides isolate AG116_Rl617_1_P2 unplaced genomic scaffold, CSIRO_AGI_Rlap_v1 contig440, whole genome shotgun sequence genome:
- the LOC139883724 gene encoding uncharacterized protein, with protein MAAAELLRLITISTSATTNTNRRPSPLHPKSRRHYNEIYFKISRREAAAALLSVLALSQLPPPPAAAFSIGISGPKDWLKEQKRKSSKYLLAPIDASRENLQFVFSLLTNKDSNTSEEVEDILKLLTSASRDCVPKERNSFVAFQANTGVEVCTFKLVVKNASSLLDDKDPVKLKAEGMLDDLIRSFTSLNSLASEADIQLSSSRQMIADALMDTVSYLDKFEQGIKECLEA; from the exons ATGGCGGCTGCTGAGCTCCTCCGTCTTATCACTATTTCCACTTCCGCCACCACAAACACCAACCGTCGGCCATCACCACTCCATCCAAAATCTCGTCGACACTACAATGAAATTTATTTCAAAATCTCTCGCAGAGAGGCTGCCGCCGCCTTGCTATCTGTTCTCGCTCTCTCGCAGCTGCCGCCTCCTCCCGCCGCCGCCTTCTCCATCGGCATTT CAGGACCCAAGGATTGGCTGAAAGAGCAGAAGAGAAAATCTTCTAAGTATCTATTGGCACCAATCGACGCTTCCCGTGAAAATCTTCAGTTCGTCTTCAGCTTGCTAA CTAATAAAGATTCCAATACCAGTGAAGAAGTAGAGGATATCCTGAAGCTGTTGACGTCTGCATCAAGGGATTGCGTGCCGAAGGAGAGAAACTCTTTTGTTGCTTTTCAAGCCAATACAGGAGTTGAG GTGTGCACATTTAAATTAGTTGTGAAGAATGCATCCTCATTACTTGATGACAAGGATCCTGTAAAATTGAAAGCTGAAGGAATGCTCGATGATCTTATACG CTCGTTTACTTCTCTTAATAGTCTGGCAAGTGAAGCTGATATTCAACTTTCTTCCAGCAG GCAAATGATAGCAGATGCCCTAATGGATACTGTATCTTACCTCGACAAATTTGAGCAGGGGATTAAAGAATGTTTGGAAGCTTGA